The proteins below are encoded in one region of Triticum aestivum cultivar Chinese Spring chromosome 1B, IWGSC CS RefSeq v2.1, whole genome shotgun sequence:
- the LOC123136447 gene encoding uncharacterized protein — protein MAEVLQYLGPDRRAEGTTNAAAAEELVGDDEEILRFMDSADGYLLLMDSLSAALRQGWLDLASARHSMGASRVSSVLFDHKERSAVTKLQVDYSADLQPSEPKPHFALSKWCLQEESSSSGVICAQDSTKPKLRYRGSEATPDGSNESDATTAKSSTGADISSQVQTARSKALSVFGALVSPKLRTTQVSFESDTDVSRLILVLDTSVSRQI, from the exons ATGGCAGAGGTGCTGCAGTACTTGGGACCGGATCGTCGAGCGGAAGGTACCACCAATGCGGCGGCGGCAGAAGAACTCGTGGGAGACGACGAGGAGATCCTGCGGTTCATGGACTCGGCGGATGGCTACCTCCTCCTCATGGATTCGCTTTCCGCCGCTCTTCGCCAG GGTTGGCTTGATCTGGCAAGTGCTCGTCACTCGATGGGCGCATCACGTGTTTCGAGTGTGCTGTTTGATCATAAGGAGCGATCTGCTGTCACTAAGCTGCAAGTGGATTATTCTGCAGATCTGCAACCATCAG AACCAAAGCCGCATTTTGCTCTGTCGAAGTGGTGCTTGCAAGAAGAATCAAGCTCCAGTGGTGTTATCTGTGCACAAGATAGTACTAAACCAAAACTAAGGTACCGAGGATCAGAAGCTACCCCAG ATGGTAGCAATGAATCAGATGCAACTACTGCAAAATCTTCTACGGGCGCTGACATTAGCAGCCAG GTTCAAACTGCAAGATCAAAAGCATTATCAGTGTTCGGCGCATTGGTGTCTCCAAAACTGCGAACAACCCAAGTTTCCTTTGAATCAG atacggatgtatctcgactcattttagtgctagatacatccgtatctagacaaatctaa